The Streptomyces cathayae DNA segment GCCATCGTCGAGGCCTGCGAGGACGCGGGCGTGGACCCGGCCGACGTCGACGGCTTCTCCACCTACGGCCACGACGCCGACGCCACCGCGCTCGCCCCCGCACTCGGCACCCGCCGCCTGCGCTGGGCCTCCCAGGTGGCCGGCGGCGGAGGCGGCGGCCTGGGCGCCGCGCTCCTCCAGGGCGCCGCCGCCCTGGCCATGGGACAGGCCCGGTACGTGATCGTCTACCGCGCCCTGGCCCAGCAGCAGAGCGGACGACTGTCCGCCGCCGTCTCCAGCTACTTCTTCGACGAGCACTACCGCGCGCACGGACTGGTCTCGCCCGCCCAGGTCTGCGCCCTGCGCACCCAGCGCATGATCGAGCACGACGGCGTCCCGGCCGAGGCGCTGCGGGCGTTCGCCCAGGCCTGCTACGTCCACGCCGGGCGCAACCCGCTGGCCGCCGGACGGGACGTACGGCTGACCGACGAGACCTACCTGTCCTCGCGCATGATCTCCGAGCCGCTGCGGCTGTTCGACTCCTCCCGGGAGAACGACGGCGCCGGGGCCGTGCTGCTCACCACCGCCGAACGCGCCCGGGACCTGCGGCAGACCCCCGCCTACGTCCTGTCCGGGGCCCAGGGCGCGGGGGAGGACTGGGGCGAGCTGCACGAGAACGACCGTGACTACTCCTCGGCCGGCCTCGCCCCGCTGGCCGACGAGCTCTGGGCGGACGCGGGCATCCGCCCCGAACAGGTCGACGTCGCCCAGATCTACGAGAACTTCACCGGCCCCGCCGTCGCCGTCATGCTCGACCTGGGACTGGTGACCAGGGAGAACATCGGGGAGCTGCTCACCGTCGAGAGCCTCACCGCCCCCGGCGGCCGCCTCCCGGTCAACACCGCCGGCGGCAACATCGCGGGCGGGTTCGTGCACGGCATCGGTCTGGCCGCCGAGGCCGTCCGGCAACTGCGCGGCACCTCCTCCAACCAGGTCCCCGGGGCCCGCGTCTCGCTGCTCACCGGCGGCCCCGCGGCCCCCCTGGTCAGCGCCGTGGTGCTGGGCGGCGAGGACACCCTCTGATTCGTGGGGGCGGAGGTCACCGGGCGCGCCCGGTGACGTTCACGCGGGGTGATCCGGTCGGACGGGGTCGCGGGACCACTCCAGCCGGTCCGTCGTGGTGCCGCCCGTGCGGGTGGGACGCGGTTCGGTGTGCAGCACGAGCCGCGGACCTTCCCACGAGATCCGCCGGGTCAGGACGTCACCGACGTGTTCGACGTACAGCGACATCTCCACGTGGTGCAGGACCAGGTCGCCGCGGAGCGTGTACCGGCCCGCGTAGCCGACGAAGCCCAGGGCGGCCGCGCCCCGCTGCTCGTCGGTGGCCCGGGTGAAGGAGAGGCCGTCGGGCCAGGGGCGGTCGCGACGCATCAGCAGCGCGCTCATCCGCCCGTCGGGCCGGTACTCCAGCCGTCCCAGCGGCCCCGGCCCCAGCGGGTGCCCGATGACCTGTCCGTCGACCAGCCGGGTGTGGTCGACCAGGTTCCAGCCGCCGAGCAGCGAGGCGGCGAGGCCCTGGGCGGTGTGCTCGTCGGGGGCGTCCTCCTCGGGAGCCGGTGCCGAGGGGGAGGGGACGCGGCTGTCGGGCGGCGTCCGCCCGTCGGGGGTGTGTGCGGCAGGGGGGCATGACGGTCCGATCGTTCGGCGGCGGACGGCCGCTCCCGGCGGTCGGCGGGTGGCCGACCGCCGGGAGGGCGGAGCTGGGTCGCGCGCGGGACGTGGGTCAGGCGGCGGGGGCGACCTCCTGCGGTTCGGTGGACGGGGCGGTGCGGTCGTGCATGCCGGTCCGCGGCACCAGCACGATCAGCAGCGCGGCCAGCAGCGCCGCCGCGGCGAAGAAGTAGAACACCCACGAGGTACCGAGCGAGGAACCCATGATCAGACCCACCAGGATCGGCCCGAAGACGGCTCCCAGCCGGCCCAGGCCCAGCGAGGCACCCAGAGCGGTGCCGCGCGCCGCGGCCGGGTAGTAGACGCCCACGAACCCGGCGACCGCGGCCTGCGAGGAGGCGCAGAACCCGACCACCAGCACCATGGCGAAGACGACGGCCTGCGGGGGATGCATCGTCAGGGAGGTCACCGCCAGGGCTCCGCACAGGAAGCCGCCCGCGATCACCGGGCGCGATCCCCAGCGGTCGGCGAGGCCGGCCAGGACCAGCATGCCGATCGTGCTGCCCAGGTAGAAGGCGACCAGGAAGGTCAGCGCGGAGCCCAGGTCGTAGCCGGAGGCGCGCAGCAGCTGCGGGATCCAGGTGTTCATGCCGTAGCCCAGCAGCAGACCGCAGAAGCCGATCACCGGGAACAGCAGCGTCGCGACCCGGAACCCGGGGGCGAACATCAGCTTCAGCGAGGAGGACCAGTTCGGCTTCTCCGTCACGGTACCGACCGCCGGCTCCGGAGGCAGCTCGACCCCGTAGCGCTCGGCGAGGGCGCGCGCCTCCTCGTGGCGTCCCCGGCTGCTGAGGAAGGCGAGTGATTCGGGGATCTGCCGGTAGACGATCGCGAACAGTGCCAGTCCGATGGCACCGCCGAGGACGAACAGGGAGACCCAGCCGAAGTTCGGCAGCATGAAGATGGCCAGGAAGGCGACCAGACATCCACCGATGGGGAAGCCGGTCTGGACGACGCCGTTGTAGAACTGCCGCCTCTCCACCGGCACGTACTCCATGGTCAGGGCGATGACCGAGGGCAGGGCACCGCCGAAGCCCAGGCCCGCGAGCAGGCGGAACAGTCCGAAGACCTCCACGCTGGGGGCCACCGCGCACAGCAGGGTGAACACGCTGAAGCTCGCCACGCAGGCGAGCACGGTCGGGCGCCGTCCGATGAGGTCGGCCACGTAACCGGACAGCATGGCACCCACCATCATCCCGATCAGGGAGAGGCTGCCGATGACACCGGCCGAGGCGAGGGTGATGCCCCACTGCTTGTCCTGGAGCAGCGTCGGCAGCACCGCGCCGTACATGCCGCTGTCCAGTCCGTCGATGAGCGTGATCGACAGACAGGCGAAGACCACCGACCGGGCACCCGCCGAGATTCTCGGACGCACTGCCGAGCTGGGTCGAGTCAAGGGAAACTCCTTGTCGTGGAGCAGACGTCCGCCGATCCGGGGGTCTGCGGACGGTTCTGGGTGGTGGAGCTCCCCTTCCGCGGGCACCCTCCCGACGGGAGGAGGCGGCGCGGACCCGGTGCCCCGGTGTCCCTCGGAGGCCGCCCCGAGGAAGGGGCGGCCGGGACACGACGGACCGCGTGCGGAGCGCGGCGGGCCGTAGGTGTGTCAGGACGGGCCGACGGGCCTCGGCGACGGCACTCGGGGTGGCATCGACGGCGGCCGGTCGGGAGGATGGGGGTGCCGGACGGCTGCGGGCCGAACGGCGGGGGAGAGGAGAGCGTGGCGGAACTCAACGAGGCCGACGGCGCCTCCGGGAGAGGCGGCGGCCGGGAATACTCGGGTGAGACGTGGCCATTTAACTTATGCCCGTAGTTTAAGGTCAAGGGTCGGGCGGGGGGATTTTTCCGCCTCGCGCGATGCGCCCTCCCGGCGGCCGCGGTCGTGTCACGCTCCCGGTGCCCGCGGGGGGCCTCGTCGGGGTGGCGGCGGGAAGCGGGGGAGGGGCCCCGAATCGCATGATGGTGCAGGTCGGGGCGTTCCGCTGTGGAGTGCGCGGTGGACCTCGCGGTGCGCGGACGGGGGCTGGCGGGTCGTCACGGTCAGGCCGGTCCGCCTCCGGGGTCGCGTTGCCGCGGACGGGGTGTCGAACGTACACCCGTAAGGAAGCGCAGGGAATCTACGGAAAGAAGGTTAGTGGTCGTCCGCTCGAAGGCAACGACGAGCGCCGGCCCGGCCGACTCCGGTGCGAGAACCGGAGCGGGGCCGAGCCGGCGTACGGCGACGACGGTGGGGCGCGGGCGCTCAGTGCCCGGACATGCCCCCGTCCACGGCGAGGGTCGTGCCGGTGATGTAGCTGGAGGCCGGGGCCGCCAGGAACACCACGGCCGCGTCGAGCTCCCGCTGGGTGCCGGTGCGGGCCAGCGGGCTGGTCGCGCGCAGGAACTCGTCCAGCGTCTCCGAGGGCATCTCGGCGATCATCTCGGTGGCCACGAACCCGGGTGCGACGGCGTTGACCCGGATGCCGCGGCGCCCGGCCCACTGCTGGGACAGGTCCCTGGTCAGCCCGATGAGGCCGGCCTTGCTCGCGGCGTAGGCGGCCTGCGGCAGCACCGACTTGATCAGGCCCAGCACGCTGGCCACGTTCACGATGCTGGAGCCCGGCCCCATGACCCGCGCACACGACTGGGCCATCCAGTACGCGCCCATCAGGTTGACGTCCAGTACCTGACGGAAGTCCTCGGGCCGCTCGCGCAGCGCGGGCACCGCGGAGGAGACACCGGCGTTGTTGATCAGGATGTCGAGTTTCCCGAAGCGCGCGACGGCCGCCGCCACCGCCTCCTCGCACTGCTCCGGGTCGGTCACGTCGGTGGCGACGACCAGGCACTCGCCGCCGAGCGCCTCGATGCGCTCGGCCGTCTCGCGCAGGCGGTCCGCGCGGCGGGCCGTCAGGACCACCTGTGCGCCGGCCTCGGCCAGGGCGAGGGCGAAGCCCGCGCCCAGCCCCGAACTGGCGCCGGTGACCAGCGCGGTCCTGCCGTCCAGCCGGAACAGGTCCAGCACGCCGTTCTCGGGAAGGGGGCGCTGTGTCGTCGTGCTGCCCATGTGCCGTCCTTGTCTGTCCGGGCCGGTCCGGGCCGGTCGGGGGCGGGTGCGGCGGGTGTGCGGCATCCGCCCCCGACCGGCCGGTGCGGCCCGTGAGCCGGGGTGGGGGAGAAGGGGTGCCGGGAGGTCTCCGGCACGGGGGAGGCGCGGGCGTCAGCTCGCGTCGTCGGCCGCGAGCAGCCGCTGGGTCTCCCGGTGGAAGACCTGGTTGGCGACCTCGTTGCGACCGAACACCATGGGGCCGGCGTCCTGGCTCGCCAGCGCCCGCTGGGAGCCGCGCAGCAGCGGGAAGTCCTCCGCGTGCAGCACGTCCAGCAGGATCTGCCAGTTCCGCTGCCAGCGCTTGTTCCAGGTCTCCTCGTCGTAGGGGGTCTCCTCCAGACGCGGCACGATGACCCGCATCTCCATCCGGCAGCGCCCCGGGTCGACCGGGTCGGGACGGAAGGTCAGCAGCTCGAAGTGGTTGTCGGGCAGGCGCAGCAGGGTGCTGTTGGGCAGCAGCAGGTGCGACTCGGTCACGTGCTTGGCGAGGCTCTGGTCGCCCGGGTCCTCGTCGATCCAGCGGTCGATCGTCTTGCGGGGCGCCAGCCAGCGGCAGTGCCGCCCGTAGTCCTCGAAGGCGTAGACGTTGGTGTGGACGATCTTGCCCGCGGTGTTCGGGTGCGCGTACTGGATGTGGTAGCCGTCCAGGAAGGCGTCCTGCATCAGCTTCCAGTTACACGGCTCGTCGAAGCCCTCGGCACGGAAGGAGACCAGGTTGTCCAGCTTGTACCCGGCCAGGACCTCGTCCATCTCCGGGCCGAGCCAGGCGGCGACGTCGATCTCGGCGCCGACCGAGTCGATCACCCAGATGAAGCCGTGTCGCTCCTCGGCGGGCAGTTCGAGCAGCCCGAACTGGCTGCGGTCGAGGTCGCCGAAGGTGTTGTCGCGGGTGATGGTGCGCAGGGTGCCGTCGGTGTCGTAGGACCAGCGGTGGTAGCCGCAGGAGAACAGGCGGCACTTGCCCGACGCCGCCTCCTCCAGCAGGGCGCCCCGGTGCCGGCACTGGTTGACGAAGGCCTTGATGCCGCCGTCCGGCTGACGCACCACGATGGCGTTGTTGCGCGGGAGCTGCAGGGTGATGAAGTCGTTGGGCTCGGGGATCTCCGAGCTGTGCGCGACGATCGACGGGACCCGCGCGAAGATCAGCTCGCGCTCACGGGCCGCGAGGTCGGCGTCGGTGAACTCCGTCGGGCTGAAGGAGACCGTTCCCTCGAACTGGTCGGTCGTGTCGTTCCGCAGGTGCTCGAGCAGGCGACGAATTCGCTCTTCGCGCTGTGCATCAAATTCCGTCACGTCGTCCTCCTGTACTGTCCGCGTTCCTTGCGCCGCTGCGGTGGCTCGGGACCTCAGAGGCGGATGCGGTCTCGCGACGCGGGATGCGAGACACGCGACGTCGGTTCCCCTTCTGCGTCGACCCCGCCGAGGAGGCACGGGAACGGCGACGAGTGGGGCGTGGGGCGTCTTGTGGGCGAGGTGGGCCCCGGTCCGCGGGCGGTCCGGTGGCGCATGCTCGCCGCCGGACGCACCCGTCTGCGAAAAAGCTCACTTAATCTTATGGCTGTAGGTTTCTGGGGTCAAGTACACGGCGAGGGGCTCTCGGTCGTCGGCCGGGTCGCGGCGCCCTCCCCCGGCCCTGGGCGACGGGTCCGCGAGGTCCGGCCCGGCCGGTGGGCGAAGGGGTGTGCAGGGTGGTCCCGGCGGCGGGTCGATCTGCGCCTGCCCGTGTCGGGGGGAGGCTGCCGGACGCGCCCGGGAGTCCGCGGAAGACGAGAGGCGGGGCCCCTTCCTCCTCGGGGAGCCCCGCCTCGCGTCCGCCGGTGCCGGTGCACCCGTCAGGCGACCGTGGCAGGTGCGTCGACCGGCACGCTGAAGCACACGTCGGTCTGGTCGTGGTGGAAGCCGACGCTGCGGCAGGCCCGCACCAGCGGCTCGTCCAGCGGGTCCACCGACATCTCCACCTCCCGCGCGCCCGCCTCGGCCAGCCGCTTCAGCGCCGCCGCGAGCAGCGCCCGTGACACCGTGTGCGCCTCGCCCCGGGTCGGCGGCGCCAGCAGGTGCACCGATCCCGGACCGTCCGGCGCCTCCCCGGCCAGGGGGTGCGGGGAGTACGCCACGAAGCCCAGCACCTCCCCCGACGCCTCGACCGCCACCAGCACCTCCGGGCCGACCCGGCCGGCGCCGCGGCCGTCCTTCTCGGCGGCGGCGAGCGCGGCCACCACCGCCGTGTCCGACTCCGGGTGCAGCGGGCGCAGGTCCACCCCGGCGGGCGGTTCCGGCTCCGGCACGCTGCCCGGCCGGTGCATCGGCCGGATGATCCGCCACGACGCGTCCTCGGGCACCGCGCCGAACCGGCGCGCCATCCGCTCCGCCGCGGGGTGCGAGCCGTGCGCCCAGGCGCGCAGCGACCGGACGCCCTCGCCGGCCCACCGGGCCGCCCCGCCGCGGGCCAGCCCCAGCTCCTCGAACAGCAGGGTCGCGATCCCCAGGGACCGGTACTCGGGGCCCACCACGAACTCGGTGGTGGCGGTGCCGTCGCCCTGCGAGGTGATCCGCAGGAAGGCCACGATCGCCTCCTCCCCGTCCGGCGAGCCGACGGCGCCCACCTCGTCGCTCATCCGGGCGACGAGTTCGGTGACCCGCCCGGGGCGCGCCCCGTCCGTGCCCGCGGCCGGGACCGGCTGCACGGCCGAGAAACCCTGCTCGGCGTCGAAGTCCGCCGCGTCGCGCAACAGACTGACGACCTCCGGGTCGGTGCCGAAGGAGGTGCCCCACTCGTACGTGATCACAGAACGTCCTCGGATGTCGGGTCGTCGCCCCGTGGCGCCGCCCGCGGTGGACGGTGCCGGGTGCCGGAGTTCGGGCGGCCGCGGATGCGGTGCGCGGGCGGCGGGTCCGAAAGGGGCGCTCCCACGCCGGTGCGCGGCGACGACGGTCTCAGCAGCTCATTACCTCCAAGCTATAGGCCGGATGTGGTGCTCACAAGCCCGGGTGTCTCGATGAATCCCTTGTGACGGCAGGCGAGTGTGGTGATCCGACGCCCGGGGAAGAGTGATCTGAAACCTATGGAAAGTCGGTTAATGGGAGGGTGTCCGCCGAGGGGATCGGGCGGTGATCTGTGAGGTGCGGGGGGTGGTGTGCGGCGCCCTGCCGGGTTCGCGCCCGGCGCCCTCTCGGCGCGTCGCCCGGGAGTGGGGTGCGGTGCCGGATCCGTCGGGGCGCCCGCGACGCCGGGTCCCATCCGCCGCCGGGGTGCGGGATACTGCGGCCATGGCCCGACCACTCCAACCTCTGCTCAGCCGCGAAGCGATCGTCGCGGCTACCTTGAAGATCATCGACGTGGAAGGGATCGAGGCGTTCAGCATGCCTCGACTGGCGAAGGTGATGGGAGTCCGAGCGCCCTCGCTGTATCACCACTTCAAGAACAAGACCGAACTCATGACCGAGGTGGCCCGGGCGATCATGGTGGACACGCCCTTCCCGCGCCGTCCCGCCGACGAGAACTGGCCTGACCTCTTCGTCGCCCTCGCCCTGAACTTCCGGCGCTCGATCCTGCGCCACCGCAACGCGGCTCCCATCCTGCTCGAGTACCTGCCGCGCGACGTCCTGATCGCCATGTACGAGAAGGTGGCCCGCTTCCTGGAGAAGGCGGGCGTACCGCAACACCTGCACGTGCTCATCCTGGACGGCATGGAGAAGCTGAGTCTGGGCGCCAGCCTCAGCGAGGCCATGAAGACCCCGGAGAGTCAGGCGCAGATCTTCCCGCACGTCGACGCCGAGGAGGAGCCCACCCTCACCTCGGCCCTCGCCGCCAACGAATGGAGCGCCGAGCAGATCTTCGAACAGACGATCCGGAGCTTCCTGGCCGGCGTCATGCAGCTGGACGCGGCCCCGCGGGCGGAGGCGCCCGCTGGGCATTGAGCCCCCTCCGGGCCCGAGCCCCCGCGCCGGGGAGCGAGGCCCCGCAGGGCGGTGCTCTCCGGCCGGGTGGTGAATCCCCGCCGTACCGCCGCGCCCCCTTCCGTTCGGGAGAGGGGTGCGGCGGCGTTCCGGCCCGGTCGCCACCTGTCGCGTCGCCCCGAACCCCCTGCGTACCGCCTGTCCGCCGAGGTGCGTGGCGGGGTCGGTGGGCGCACTCTCGCGGGTGCTTCCCTCCCGAACCCTTGCCGCCCGTTATCTAAGGGCTTTAGGCTGAGGGTGAGTTCACGCCAGGAGCGTCGACTCTGGTTCCGCAGGGGGCGCGACGGCCCCCACGGTCACCGATGGGGAGGCACGTCCAGATGTCCACGCAGTCCCAGGAGTCGCAAGAGTCCCAGGAGTTCCACGAGCTCTACCGGCGGCATGTCCAGTACGTCCTCGACGGGAACGTCGAAGCGTCCTTGGCCGACATGGTGCAGGAGAACATCCCCCAGGTCTTCCGCGGAGTGACCGTCCCCCGCGGGAAGGTCGACTCGCTCCGCGTCGTCGACATCCGGCGCGAGGGCGCCACCTGGGTGGGGGAGACGGTGTACGACACCTCCGACGGTCGGATCGGCCTGCGGTCCGTGTGGGAGTCGCGCGACGGCTCCTGGAAGGCCGCCGCCCTCGAGAACTTCCCCCCGGAGGCCGGGGACTGACCCCGGCGGGCGCCTTCGACGCGGACCGGCGGGCGTCGAAGGGCCGGTGCGGGAGGAGTAAGTCCGCCCGATCGGGAGGACATCCCGCAAAAGCCTTGTCCGCGGTACCTGAAGCCCTTAGATTAAGCGACCACGGTCACACGAAGGATTCCCGCCACCTCGGGGATCGCGGGCCCGGTACGCCGAGCAGCCGGTGACGACCCCGTCCGCCCGTGCTCCGAACCACCGGTGCACGCCGTACCGGGCGGCCCGGCCGGGCACGAGACCGGCCGACGGCCCGCCCGGACCGTCCGCCGGCAGCCGGTGGACAGCAGGCCCCTCGACAAGGCACCCCCCGACCACACGACGTGTGACTCCCTTCATCAGAATTCTTCCGACATGTGCTCGGGTGTATCCGCTGCCGCTCCGCCAAAGGGGGCGACCCGTGGAACGGCCCGAGGTGGCGGAAGCGATCGTGGACAGAGCGCAGGAGGAACAGACGTGAGCGGAACGCTCGTGAGCACCCTGACCTGGTGGGCTCGGAACATTCCCGACCAGCCGGCCATCGATTTCGACGGCGACGTGCTCACCTACCGCCAGCTGGAGAGCTGGGCGGACGGGATCGCCGCCGATCTCGTCGCGGCGGGAGTGGGCCGAGGAGACCGGGTCGCCCTGGTGGGGCAGAACTCCCTGGAGTGGTGCGCGGCCACCCTCGGTGCGCTCAAGCTCGGTGCCGTCGTCGCCCCCTTCAACCACCGCATGGTGGCCCGCGAGCTCGCCGGGCTCCTGGAGGACTGCGAGCCGACCGTCGTCTACGGCGACGACGCGCTGCGCGAGCGCCTGGAGGAGGCCCGCCGGGAGCAGCCCGGGGTCGTCCTCAAGTCCTTCCAGAGCGACGTCCGGTCCCTGCGGGACGGCACCCACGCCCCCGTCGTGCCGCCGGTGTCCGACGTCTCCGAGACGGTCGCGATCGTCTACACCAGCGGCACCACCGGCAAACCCAAAGGCGTCATCTTCACCCACGCCACCATCGCCGGCGAGATGCACGAGTGGTCCCTCATGGAGCCGGTACTGCCCAACGGCCTCAGACCCCTGCTCGTGCTCCCGCTGTTCACCGCGGCCGGCCTCGTGTGGGGACTCTTCCGCACGATCCTGCACGGCGGCACGCTGCTGCTGCAGCCCCGCTTCGACCCGGCCCGGGCCCTGCGTGTGCTGGCCGACCAGAAGGTCACCACGTTCACCGGCCCGCCCATCCTGTTCGAGCAGGTCGCGGCACAGCCCGGCTTCGCGGAGGCCGACCTCACCAGCCTGACCACCGTCCACGTGGGCGGTGCGCGGGTGCCGGTGGACCTGCTCGCCTCCTGGCAGCGCAAGGGCGTCTCGCTGCGCCAGATCTACGGCCAGACCGAGATCGGCGGATCCGCCACCGTGATGCCGCGCGACGAGGCGATGGAGCACCCGGAGAAGTGCGGCTGGGGCGGCGCCTTCACCAGGATCAGGGTCGTCGACCCGGAGGGCGTCGACTGTCCGCCCGGCACCCCCGGCCAGATCCTCCTGCGCGGACCGGGGATGATGCCCGGCTACTGGCGCAACGAGGAAGCCACCCGCACGACCATCGTGGACGGCTGGCTGCACACCGGGGACATGGGCGTCCTCGACGAGCGCGGCTACCTGACCTTCGTCGACCGCATGAAGGACATGATCATCTCGGGTGGGCTGAACATCTCGCCGACCGAGATCGAGAACGTCCTCCAGGAGATGCCCGGCATCGAGGAGGTCGCCGTCATCGCCGTCGAGGACGCCAAGTTCGGCGAGACCCCGGCCGCCCTGATCAAGGCCGACGGTCCGATCGACCCCGCCGACGTGGTGGCCCACTGCAACGAGCGCATGGCCGACTACAAGGTCCCGCGCTACGTCGTCCTCCTCGACGAGGCCCTGCCGCGGATGGCCAGCGGCAAGATCGCCAAGCGCGACCTCAAGGCCACCTACGCCGACCTGCCCCGCACGCACGACAAGGTGCGCTGACCCGAACACGGAGGCCGTTGCCGATGAAGGCCAGGAAAGTCGCGTTGGTGACCGGCGGCGGGCGGGGCATCGGAGCCGCGGTGTCCCGCAGACTCGCCGCCGACGGCTTCGCGGTCGCGGTCAACTACGCCCACCGCGCCCGCGAGGCGACGGACGTGGTCGAGGAGATCGAGGCCGCGGGCGGCCGGGCGGTGGCGCTGCGGGCCGACGTGTCCGACGCGGACCAGGCGGGCGACCTCGTCGCGCGGACCGCAGAACTCCTCGGACCCGTCGCCGTGCTCGTCAACAACGCGGGAGTCAGCGCGGCCGGCTCGGCGCGTTCCCTGCCGCCCGGACAGTGGGACCGCGTGCTGGGCGTCAACCTCAGCGGCGCCTACTACTGCACGCACGCCGCGCTGCCCGCCATGTACGCGGCCGGCTGGGGACGCGTCCTGTTCTTCGGCAGCCCGAGCGGCGGGCGCGCGCTCACCCCGACGACGGGTGCCTACGCGGCCTCCAAGGCGGGGCTGGTCGCCCTGGCCGGGGTCGTCGCCAAGGAGGTGGCCCGGCGCGGCATCACCGTGAACACCGTGGTGCCCGGTTACGTGGAGACCGACATGGTGCGCGCCGCCGGCGACCGGGCGCGGGAGAGCCTCCAGGACGGCTGGCCGCGGATCCCCGCCGAGGCGGTGGCCTCGGTGGTGTCCTTCCTCGCGGGCGACGGTGCCGCGCACGTCTCCGGCGAGGAGATCGGGGTGTGGGCGGGCGGCCCCGTCCAGTTGTGAGCCCCGGCAGCGGGCGTCGGCGCGACGGACCGTCGGTGCCCGCCCGGGGTCGACCTCCGCCCGGGGCCCTCGTCCCGGGCGGTGCCCTGCCCGTTCGTGGGCCGGGCGGTTCGGATCCCTCGCGAGACGTCGGCGCGGTCCGCGGTGCGGCCGCGCCGGACGTCCGCGGCAGAAAGGACCGTCGGATGACGACTTCCCGGCCCGCGCACGAATCGGCCGCGCACGACCCGACCGACCCCGACCCGCGTCCCCCGTCCCCGGACGCGGCCCGGCGGGCACGCCCCGCCGAGGGCGACACCGTGACCCGGAGGACGTCGTACTGCCGGTTGTGCCCGGCCAGTTGCGGGGTCGAGGTGGAGACCGACGGCACCCGCGTGCTGCGCGTGCTGGGCGACCGGCAGCACCCGATCTCCCGCGGCTTCACCTGCCCGAAGGGGCGCAGGGCCGCCGACCTCCTGCACGGCCCCGACCGGTTGACCTCCTC contains these protein-coding regions:
- a CDS encoding thiolase C-terminal domain-containing protein — protein: MTFPLRGATAVVGIGETPYHKRGKAPLDEDGLRLQAIVEACEDAGVDPADVDGFSTYGHDADATALAPALGTRRLRWASQVAGGGGGGLGAALLQGAAALAMGQARYVIVYRALAQQQSGRLSAAVSSYFFDEHYRAHGLVSPAQVCALRTQRMIEHDGVPAEALRAFAQACYVHAGRNPLAAGRDVRLTDETYLSSRMISEPLRLFDSSRENDGAGAVLLTTAERARDLRQTPAYVLSGAQGAGEDWGELHENDRDYSSAGLAPLADELWADAGIRPEQVDVAQIYENFTGPAVAVMLDLGLVTRENIGELLTVESLTAPGGRLPVNTAGGNIAGGFVHGIGLAAEAVRQLRGTSSNQVPGARVSLLTGGPAAPLVSAVVLGGEDTL
- a CDS encoding MFS transporter, which gives rise to MTRPSSAVRPRISAGARSVVFACLSITLIDGLDSGMYGAVLPTLLQDKQWGITLASAGVIGSLSLIGMMVGAMLSGYVADLIGRRPTVLACVASFSVFTLLCAVAPSVEVFGLFRLLAGLGFGGALPSVIALTMEYVPVERRQFYNGVVQTGFPIGGCLVAFLAIFMLPNFGWVSLFVLGGAIGLALFAIVYRQIPESLAFLSSRGRHEEARALAERYGVELPPEPAVGTVTEKPNWSSSLKLMFAPGFRVATLLFPVIGFCGLLLGYGMNTWIPQLLRASGYDLGSALTFLVAFYLGSTIGMLVLAGLADRWGSRPVIAGGFLCGALAVTSLTMHPPQAVVFAMVLVVGFCASSQAAVAGFVGVYYPAAARGTALGASLGLGRLGAVFGPILVGLIMGSSLGTSWVFYFFAAAALLAALLIVLVPRTGMHDRTAPSTEPQEVAPAA
- a CDS encoding class I adenylate-forming enzyme family protein; protein product: MSGTLVSTLTWWARNIPDQPAIDFDGDVLTYRQLESWADGIAADLVAAGVGRGDRVALVGQNSLEWCAATLGALKLGAVVAPFNHRMVARELAGLLEDCEPTVVYGDDALRERLEEARREQPGVVLKSFQSDVRSLRDGTHAPVVPPVSDVSETVAIVYTSGTTGKPKGVIFTHATIAGEMHEWSLMEPVLPNGLRPLLVLPLFTAAGLVWGLFRTILHGGTLLLQPRFDPARALRVLADQKVTTFTGPPILFEQVAAQPGFAEADLTSLTTVHVGGARVPVDLLASWQRKGVSLRQIYGQTEIGGSATVMPRDEAMEHPEKCGWGGAFTRIRVVDPEGVDCPPGTPGQILLRGPGMMPGYWRNEEATRTTIVDGWLHTGDMGVLDERGYLTFVDRMKDMIISGGLNISPTEIENVLQEMPGIEEVAVIAVEDAKFGETPAALIKADGPIDPADVVAHCNERMADYKVPRYVVLLDEALPRMASGKIAKRDLKATYADLPRTHDKVR
- a CDS encoding aromatic ring-hydroxylating oxygenase subunit alpha produces the protein MTEFDAQREERIRRLLEHLRNDTTDQFEGTVSFSPTEFTDADLAARERELIFARVPSIVAHSSEIPEPNDFITLQLPRNNAIVVRQPDGGIKAFVNQCRHRGALLEEAASGKCRLFSCGYHRWSYDTDGTLRTITRDNTFGDLDRSQFGLLELPAEERHGFIWVIDSVGAEIDVAAWLGPEMDEVLAGYKLDNLVSFRAEGFDEPCNWKLMQDAFLDGYHIQYAHPNTAGKIVHTNVYAFEDYGRHCRWLAPRKTIDRWIDEDPGDQSLAKHVTESHLLLPNSTLLRLPDNHFELLTFRPDPVDPGRCRMEMRVIVPRLEETPYDEETWNKRWQRNWQILLDVLHAEDFPLLRGSQRALASQDAGPMVFGRNEVANQVFHRETQRLLAADDAS
- a CDS encoding GNAT family N-acetyltransferase, which codes for MITYEWGTSFGTDPEVVSLLRDAADFDAEQGFSAVQPVPAAGTDGARPGRVTELVARMSDEVGAVGSPDGEEAIVAFLRITSQGDGTATTEFVVGPEYRSLGIATLLFEELGLARGGAARWAGEGVRSLRAWAHGSHPAAERMARRFGAVPEDASWRIIRPMHRPGSVPEPEPPAGVDLRPLHPESDTAVVAALAAAEKDGRGAGRVGPEVLVAVEASGEVLGFVAYSPHPLAGEAPDGPGSVHLLAPPTRGEAHTVSRALLAAALKRLAEAGAREVEMSVDPLDEPLVRACRSVGFHHDQTDVCFSVPVDAPATVA
- a CDS encoding SDR family NAD(P)-dependent oxidoreductase; amino-acid sequence: MGSTTTQRPLPENGVLDLFRLDGRTALVTGASSGLGAGFALALAEAGAQVVLTARRADRLRETAERIEALGGECLVVATDVTDPEQCEEAVAAAVARFGKLDILINNAGVSSAVPALRERPEDFRQVLDVNLMGAYWMAQSCARVMGPGSSIVNVASVLGLIKSVLPQAAYAASKAGLIGLTRDLSQQWAGRRGIRVNAVAPGFVATEMIAEMPSETLDEFLRATSPLARTGTQRELDAAVVFLAAPASSYITGTTLAVDGGMSGH
- a CDS encoding TetR family transcriptional regulator gives rise to the protein MARPLQPLLSREAIVAATLKIIDVEGIEAFSMPRLAKVMGVRAPSLYHHFKNKTELMTEVARAIMVDTPFPRRPADENWPDLFVALALNFRRSILRHRNAAPILLEYLPRDVLIAMYEKVARFLEKAGVPQHLHVLILDGMEKLSLGASLSEAMKTPESQAQIFPHVDAEEEPTLTSALAANEWSAEQIFEQTIRSFLAGVMQLDAAPRAEAPAGH
- a CDS encoding lipocalin-like domain-containing protein; amino-acid sequence: MGPSCPPAAHTPDGRTPPDSRVPSPSAPAPEEDAPDEHTAQGLAASLLGGWNLVDHTRLVDGQVIGHPLGPGPLGRLEYRPDGRMSALLMRRDRPWPDGLSFTRATDEQRGAAALGFVGYAGRYTLRGDLVLHHVEMSLYVEHVGDVLTRRISWEGPRLVLHTEPRPTRTGGTTTDRLEWSRDPVRPDHPA